One Siniperca chuatsi isolate FFG_IHB_CAS linkage group LG5, ASM2008510v1, whole genome shotgun sequence DNA window includes the following coding sequences:
- the hmgcra gene encoding 3-hydroxy-3-methylglutaryl-CoA reductase a, giving the protein MLTRLFCMHGLLVASHPWEVIVGTVTLTICMMSMNMFTGNDQICGWNFDCPKTEEQILSSDIIILTITRCIAIVYIYFQFQNLRQLGSKYILGIAGLFTIFSSFVFSTVVIHFLDKELTGLNEALPFFLLLIDLSKACALAKFALSSSSQEEVRDNIARGMAVLGPTFTLDALVECLVIGVGTMSGVRQLEIMCCFGCMSVLANYFVFMTFFPACVSLVLELSRESQEGHPIWQLSHFSRVMEEEEDNKPNPVTQRVKMIMSLGLVMVHAHSRWIAEPLSINIPQVGMEGDHFSPRRIEPEKPLWYFYLTRMITMDIEQVICLALALLLAIKYIFFEQVEMESTLSLKNPITMSVPAMTPRQPTETCCRKEPYAPRPLAPARNVAAPAPANKTERDEVIRPLSALAAGPQPKSFFVVGEEELKSETDQPSLPPKPRGLDECVAILNNPDLGPRFLSDAEVMLLVNSKHIPAYKLEAMMERPERGVGIRRQIISAKLPSPSALSSLPYTDYDYSKVMGTCCENVIGYMPVPVGVAGPLHLDGKQFQVPMATTEGCLVASTNRGCRAIALGGGARSRILADSMTRGPVVRLPSACQAAEVKAWLESTDGFQAIKEDFDNTSRFARLQKLLVGLAGRNLYIRFHSKTGDAMGMNMISKGTEQALSRLQQHFPELQVVAVSGNYCTDKKPAAINWIEGRGKSAVSEATIPAKVVREVLKTTTEALVEVNISKNLVGSAMAGSIGGFNAHAANLVAAIYIACGQDPAQSVGSSNCITLMEASGPTGEDLYISCTMPSIELGTVGGGTNLPPQQACLQMLGVQGASQDCPGENARQLARVVCATVLAGELSLMAALAAGHLVKSHMAHNRSNVNLQETPGTCTRKAS; this is encoded by the exons ATGCTGACCCGTCTGTTCTGTATGCACGGCCTCCTGGTGGCCTCCCACCCCTGGGAGGTGATCGTCGGCACAGTCACCCTCACCATCTGTATGATGTCCATGAACATGTTCACTGGCAATGACCAGATCTGTGGTTGGAACTTTGACTGCCCCAAAACAGAGGAG CAAATTCTGAGCAGTGATATCATCATCCTGACCATCACACGTTGCATTGCCATCGTCTATATTTACTTCCAGTTCCAGAACTTGAGACAACTGGGATCCAAATATATTTTAG GCATTGCTGGTCTTTTCACCATATTCTCCAGCTTCGTATTCAGCACAGTGGTCATTCACTTTCTTGATAAAGAGCTCACGGGTCTCAA TGAGGCTTTGCCCTTCTTCCTGCTTCTCATCGACCTCTCCAAAGCATGCGCTCTCGCCAAGTTCGCCTTAAGCTCCAGTTCTCAG GAGGAAGTGAGGGACAATATTGCTCGTGGCATGGCAGTACTGGGACCTACCTTCACTCTGGACGCCCTGGTGGAGTGCTTAGTAATTGGAGTGGGAACCATGTCAG GTGTGCGACAGTTGGAAATCATGTGCTGCTTTGGCTGCATGTCTGTCTTGGCCAACTACTTTGTGTTCATGACTTTCTTCCCTGCGTGTGTCTCACTGGTGCTGGAG TTGTCCCGTGAGAGTCAGGAGGGCCATCCTATCTGGCAGCTGAGCCACTTCTCCAgagtgatggaggaggaggaggacaacaAACCCAACCCTGTAACCCAGAGAGTCAAAATGATCATG TCTCTGGGCCTGGTGATGGTTCACGCCCACAGCCGCTGGATCGCCGAGCCCCTGTCCATAAACATCCCCCAGGTCGGAATGGAGGGGGACCACTTCTCACCCAGGAGGATCGAGCCAGAGAAACCGCTTTGGTACTTCTACCTCACCAG GATGATAACCATGGACATTGAGCAGGTGATCTGTCTGGCCTTGGCCCTGCTGCTGGCTATCAAGTACATCTTCTTTGAGCAGGTTGAGATGGAGTCTACGCTGTCACTGAAGAACCCCATCACTATGTCCGTCCCCGCCATGACCCCGCGGCAGCCCACTGAGACTTGCTGCAGGAAGGAGCCGTACGCTCCCCGACCTCTCGCCCCCGCCAGGAACGTGGCTGCCCCAGCACCCGCcaacaagacagagagag ATGAGGTTATCCGGCCCCTGTCTGCCCTGGCTGCAGGTCCCCAGCCAAAGAGCTTCTTTGTCGTGGGGGAGGAAGAGCTCAAGTCCGAGACCGATCAGCCGAGCCTTCCCCCAAAGCCCAGAGGCCTGGACGAATGTGTGGCCATCCTCAACAACCCTGAT CTGGGGCCTCGGTTCCTGAGTGATGCTGAGGTGATGCTGCTGGTCAACTCCAAACACATCCCTGCATACAAACTGGAGGCCATGATGGAGAGACCAGAGAGGGGAGTGGGCATACGAAGACAGATCATATCTGCGAAGCTTCCCTCTCCTTCTGCGCTCTCGTCCCTGCCATACACTGACTACGACTACTCCAAG GTCATGGGCACCTGCTGTGAGAATGTGATTGGCTACATGCCTGTACCAGTGGGTGTGGCTGGACCGTTGCATCTGGATGGGAAGCAGTTCCAGGTTCCCATGGCAACCACGGAGGGCTGCTTGGTTGCCAGCACCAACCGCGGTTGTCGAGCAATTGCC CTGGGAGGCGGAGCCAGGAGTCGCATCCTGGCTGACAGCATGACTCGAGGACCCGTGGTGAGGCTGCCGTCCGCCTGCCAGGCTGCTGAGGTCAAGGCCTGGCTGGAGAGCACGGACGGTTTTCAGGCCATCAAAGAGGACTTTGACAACACCAGCAG GTTTGCTCGGCTCCAGAAGCTGCTGGTTGGTCTGGCTGGGAGAAATCTCTACATCCGCTTCCATTCCAAGACTGGAGATGCCATGGGGATGAATATGATCTCTAAG GGCAcagagcaggccctgagcagaCTGCAGCAGCACTTTCCAGAGCTGCAGGTGGTGGCTGTCAGCGGAAACTACTGCACCGACAAGAAACCAGCCGCCATCAACTGGATCGAAGGCAGGGGCAAGTCTGCTGTCTCTGAGGCCACCATACCCGCTAAAGTGGTCAGAGAG GTTTTGAAAACGACGACAGAGGCTCTGGTGGAGGTGAACATCAGTAAGAACCTGGTGGGCTCAGCCATGGCAGGTAGCATCGGTGGATTTAACGCACACGCAGCCAACCTGGTGGCTGCCATCTACATAGCCTGTGGACAG GATCCAGCCCAGTCAGTGGGCAGCAGTAACTGCATCACCCTGATGGAGGCGTCAGGACCAACAGGGGAGGACCTGTACATCAGCTGCACCATGCCCTCTATAGAGCTAGGCACCGTGGGAGGAGGCACCAACCTGCCCCCCCAGCAAGCCTGCctccag atGCTGGGCGTGCAGGGAGCCAGTCAGGACTGTCCAGGGGAGAATGCCCGGCAGCTGGCCAGGGTCGTGTGTGCCACTGTGCTGGCTGGAGAGCTCTCACTGATGGCTGCTCTGGCTGCTGGCCACCTGGTCAAGAGTCACATGGCACACAACAG